One Alphaproteobacteria bacterium genomic window, AAGCGGCTGCGGGGAAACTGGTCGAAGTTCATGGCGGGCTCCCGTGGGATGGCCGTCAGGCGAAGACGCCGTGGAAACGGCCGAGGAAGGTGGCGAGGCGCTCGGAACCGGGGTTGGCGAACAGGGTCTTGGGCGGACCGTCGGCGGCGATGCGGCCGGCGTCCATGAACACCACCCGGCTGGCCACCTCGCGCACGAACAGCATCTCGTGGCTGACCACCAGCATGGTCATCCCGAGCCGGGCCAGGTCCTGCATGACGGCCAGCACCTCCTGCACCAGTTCGGGGTCGAGGGCGGAGGTGACCTCGTCGAACAGCAGCAGCTTCGGCTCCATCGCCACGGCGCGGGCGATGGCCACGCGCTGCTGCTGGCCGCCGGACAGCTGGAACGGATAGTTCTGCCGCTTGTCGGCCAGCCCGACCCGGGCCAGCCACTTTTCCGCGATGTCGCGCGCCTCGGCCACCGGCTTGCCCTGCACCTTGGTCAGGCCGAGCATGACGTTCTGCTCCGCGGTCATGTGCGGGAACAGGTTGAAGCTCTGGAACACCATGCCGATCTTGGCGCGCTGGCGGGCGATCTCGCGCTCGCTGAGGCGCAGGCGCGCTTCGCCCCGCTTGCGATAGCCGATCGATTCGCCGTCGACGTGGATCTCGCCGGCCTGGAACGTCTCCAGCATGTTGATGCAGCGCAGCAGCGTGGTCTTGCCGGAGCCGCTGGAGCCGATCAGGGCCACCACCTCGCCCTGGACGACATCGAGGTCGATGCCTTTCAGCA contains:
- a CDS encoding amino acid ABC transporter ATP-binding protein, with the protein product MTSESLLHIVDLHKRYDALEVLKGIDLDVVQGEVVALIGSSGSGKTTLLRCINMLETFQAGEIHVDGESIGYRKRGEARLRLSEREIARQRAKIGMVFQSFNLFPHMTAEQNVMLGLTKVQGKPVAEARDIAEKWLARVGLADKRQNYPFQLSGGQQQRVAIARAVAMEPKLLLFDEVTSALDPELVQEVLAVMQDLARLGMTMLVVSHEMLFVREVASRVVFMDAGRIAADGPPKTLFANPGSERLATFLGRFHGVFA